The following are from one region of the Halogeometricum sp. S3BR5-2 genome:
- a CDS encoding 30S ribosomal protein S3ae yields MSERSVSKQKRGKRWYTLVAPEQFDREELGKTMADEPEKVDGRTIEVTLGDLTGDQGANNTKLTFKVNDVSSDSAYTEFIKHELARDYLRSLVRRGASKISASITVLTKDDYRVQLQPVAFTTKKADRSQEQAIRRVMIDYVEEAAEDRTFEELVDSAVVAGNLSSAIYGEAKTIYPLRRVEVQKLTLEARPEEVAAEEEAAVDVDEEDVAVEEA; encoded by the coding sequence ATGAGCGAACGATCAGTCTCAAAGCAGAAGCGCGGAAAGCGATGGTACACCCTCGTCGCGCCCGAGCAGTTCGACCGCGAAGAACTGGGCAAGACGATGGCCGACGAACCCGAGAAGGTGGACGGCCGGACCATCGAGGTCACGCTGGGTGACCTCACCGGCGACCAGGGTGCGAACAACACGAAGCTCACCTTCAAGGTGAACGACGTGTCCAGCGACTCGGCGTACACCGAGTTCATCAAGCACGAACTCGCGCGGGACTACCTCCGTAGTCTCGTCCGCCGCGGCGCCTCGAAGATTTCGGCCAGCATCACGGTGCTGACGAAGGACGACTACCGCGTCCAACTCCAGCCCGTGGCGTTCACGACGAAGAAGGCCGACCGAAGCCAAGAGCAGGCCATCCGACGGGTCATGATAGACTACGTCGAGGAGGCCGCCGAGGACCGCACGTTCGAGGAACTCGTCGACAGCGCCGTCGTCGCCGGGAACCTCTCCTCGGCCATCTACGGCGAGGCGAAGACCATCTACCCGCTCCGCCGGGTGGAGGTCCAGAAACTCACCCTCGAAGCGCGCCCCGAAGAGGTCGCCGCCGAGGAGGAGGCCGCCGTCGACGTCGACGAGGAAGACGTCGCAGTCGAAGAGGCGTAA
- a CDS encoding cupredoxin domain-containing protein: MDEAERNRAADTLSRRRVLAGVGSVAAAGLAGCSSAAEGDYDVGMTAVAFTPPSVTVSVGEEVVWRNTSSRGHTVTAYENEIPDDAEFFASGGFESEQAAREAYNQNVGGLIDSGQNYSHTFEVPGEYRYLCIPHESQGMVGTVVVEEGGSETGAETGTES; encoded by the coding sequence ATGGACGAAGCCGAACGGAACCGCGCCGCGGACACTCTCTCCCGGCGTCGCGTCCTCGCGGGAGTCGGGTCCGTCGCGGCCGCGGGTCTCGCCGGGTGTTCGTCGGCCGCCGAGGGCGACTACGACGTCGGCATGACCGCCGTCGCGTTCACTCCCCCCTCGGTCACGGTCTCGGTCGGCGAGGAAGTCGTCTGGCGGAACACGAGTTCTCGCGGACACACCGTCACCGCCTACGAGAACGAAATCCCCGACGACGCCGAGTTCTTCGCCAGCGGCGGGTTCGAGAGCGAACAAGCCGCGCGAGAGGCCTACAACCAGAACGTCGGCGGCCTCATCGACAGCGGGCAGAACTACTCGCACACCTTCGAGGTACCCGGCGAGTACCGGTATCTCTGCATCCCGCACGAGTCCCAGGGGATGGTCGGCACCGTCGTCGTCGAGGAGGGCGGGTCCGAGACGGGAGCCGAAACCGGAACCGAGTCGTAA
- a CDS encoding protein sorting system archaetidylserine synthase (This PssA-like phosphatidyltransferase, along with a PssD-like decarboxylase, is required in Haloarchaea for the archaeosortase ArtA to replace the PGF-CTERM sorting signal with a C-terminal lipid anchor.), whose product MKPRFVGKMGLADAVTVGNAALGFLAAVAATASVALAARLILLAAIADALDGVIARRRGGTAVGQYLDSLADVASFGVAPAFLVAVVARRAWPFDRLRLAVALAGAALFVAAAVTRLGLYTAYDSDHAQTEGVQTTLAATILAAGVLAGFADPVVLVPLVYLLAALMVTTVTYPDLHAQDALVMGVVQALAVLLSGPYGRRLAGHLGKGFAFGLLFLALSYLFLGPLFYWRRD is encoded by the coding sequence ATGAAGCCCCGGTTCGTCGGTAAGATGGGCCTCGCCGACGCGGTGACGGTCGGCAACGCTGCGCTCGGCTTCCTCGCCGCCGTCGCGGCGACGGCGAGCGTCGCCCTCGCGGCGCGTCTCATCCTGCTGGCGGCCATCGCGGACGCCCTCGACGGCGTCATCGCCCGCCGCCGCGGCGGCACCGCCGTCGGCCAGTACCTCGACTCGCTGGCCGACGTCGCCTCCTTCGGCGTCGCCCCCGCGTTCCTGGTCGCCGTCGTCGCCCGACGGGCGTGGCCGTTCGACCGCCTCCGCCTCGCCGTCGCCCTCGCCGGCGCCGCCCTGTTCGTCGCCGCCGCGGTCACCCGACTCGGCCTCTACACCGCCTACGACAGCGACCACGCCCAGACGGAGGGCGTCCAGACGACGCTCGCGGCGACCATCCTCGCGGCGGGCGTCCTCGCCGGGTTCGCCGACCCCGTCGTCTTGGTCCCCCTCGTCTACCTCCTCGCGGCGCTGATGGTGACGACGGTGACGTACCCCGACTTACACGCCCAAGACGCCCTCGTCATGGGCGTCGTGCAGGCGCTTGCGGTGCTGCTCTCGGGGCCGTACGGCCGCCGCCTCGCCGGCCACCTAGGGAAGGGGTTCGCGTTCGGACTGCTGTTTCTCGCGCTGTCGTACCTGTTCTTGGGACCCCTGTTCTACTGGCGGCGCGACTGA
- a CDS encoding DUF7111 family protein, translated as MTDGDADDETADDEATANGITARYYETESERVLAFEAGGATAAVAQNREGYAMLKVRPTADGDELERYYGFDMALDHAAELLGVSPNDLPVPEDAADMGM; from the coding sequence ATGACCGACGGCGACGCCGACGACGAGACGGCCGACGACGAGGCGACGGCCAACGGAATCACCGCGCGCTACTACGAGACGGAGTCCGAACGAGTGCTGGCGTTCGAGGCGGGCGGCGCCACCGCGGCCGTCGCGCAGAACCGCGAGGGGTACGCGATGCTGAAGGTGCGACCGACCGCCGACGGCGACGAACTTGAGCGCTACTACGGTTTCGACATGGCCCTGGACCACGCCGCCGAACTCCTCGGCGTCTCGCCGAACGACCTGCCGGTCCCCGAGGACGCCGCCGACATGGGGATGTAA
- a CDS encoding DNA-binding protein, whose translation MPWFQSGRRRDLCAILYDAGELRGQKLKTRLEAHYGTRIDPQSFYGTLDALVSKGHLVRRTEEIYDVYELTELGADGVESQQSWLAERVENGRGRERDAQSDPDPASETDG comes from the coding sequence ATGCCGTGGTTCCAGAGCGGTCGCCGCCGCGACCTCTGCGCCATCCTCTACGACGCCGGCGAACTCCGGGGACAGAAGCTGAAGACCCGACTGGAGGCGCACTACGGGACGCGCATCGACCCGCAGTCGTTCTACGGGACGCTCGACGCCCTCGTCTCGAAGGGCCACCTCGTCCGGCGGACCGAGGAGATATACGACGTGTACGAACTCACCGAACTCGGCGCCGACGGGGTAGAGTCCCAGCAGTCGTGGCTGGCAGAGCGAGTCGAGAACGGACGGGGTCGAGAGCGAGACGCGCAGTCGGATCCGGACCCGGCCTCCGAGACGGACGGCTGA
- a CDS encoding acyl-CoA dehydrogenase family protein, with the protein MDFALSAEQRQIRDMVADFVDGEIRPRAAEIDETDEFPADLVSEMADLGLMGMPFPEEYGGAGLDYHSYAIGLEEISRGSGGLGTVVAAHTSLAGNMLYEFGSEAQKEEYLTPLNEGTDIGAFALSEAGAGSDVPAMSTTARREGEEYVVDGGKLWISNGSVADTVTLFAKTDPDAGRKGISAFVVRPEEDDGFVVEGTEHKLGDKGCPTAELRFDDMRIPADRRIGEEGEGFVQALKTLNGGRITIAARSVGIARAALDDALDYADDREQFGQPIAEFQAIKHKLADMDTKVQAAKMLMHKAADLKIRGEPYIKEAAQAKLYASEISREVANEGIQIHGGYGYTKDFPAERYYRDAKLNEIYEGTSEVLRNTIGDRLRSER; encoded by the coding sequence ATGGACTTCGCGCTCTCCGCGGAACAGCGACAGATACGCGACATGGTGGCCGACTTCGTCGACGGGGAGATACGGCCGCGAGCGGCGGAGATAGACGAGACGGACGAGTTCCCCGCCGACCTCGTTTCGGAGATGGCCGACCTCGGCCTCATGGGGATGCCGTTCCCGGAGGAGTACGGCGGCGCCGGACTCGACTACCACTCCTACGCCATCGGTTTAGAGGAGATATCGCGGGGGTCGGGCGGCCTCGGCACCGTCGTCGCCGCGCACACCTCGCTGGCCGGCAACATGCTGTACGAGTTCGGGAGCGAGGCGCAGAAGGAGGAGTACCTGACGCCGCTGAACGAGGGGACGGATATCGGCGCGTTCGCCCTCTCGGAGGCGGGCGCGGGCAGCGACGTGCCCGCGATGTCGACGACGGCGAGGCGGGAGGGCGAGGAGTACGTCGTCGACGGCGGAAAACTCTGGATATCGAACGGCTCCGTCGCCGACACGGTGACGCTGTTCGCGAAGACGGACCCCGACGCCGGGCGGAAGGGCATCTCCGCGTTCGTCGTGCGCCCCGAGGAGGACGACGGCTTCGTCGTCGAGGGCACCGAACACAAACTCGGCGACAAGGGCTGTCCGACCGCCGAACTCCGCTTCGACGACATGCGCATCCCCGCGGACCGCCGCATCGGCGAGGAGGGCGAGGGGTTCGTGCAGGCGCTGAAGACGCTCAACGGCGGGCGAATCACCATCGCCGCGCGGTCGGTGGGCATCGCCCGCGCCGCCCTCGACGACGCCCTCGACTACGCCGACGACAGGGAGCAGTTCGGCCAGCCCATCGCGGAGTTCCAGGCGATAAAGCACAAACTGGCGGACATGGACACGAAGGTGCAGGCGGCGAAGATGCTGATGCACAAGGCGGCCGACCTGAAGATTCGGGGGGAACCCTATATCAAGGAGGCCGCGCAGGCGAAACTGTACGCCTCGGAGATAAGCCGCGAAGTCGCCAACGAGGGCATCCAGATCCACGGCGGCTACGGTTACACGAAGGACTTCCCCGCGGAGCGCTACTACCGCGACGCGAAACTCAACGAGATATACGAGGGCACCAGCGAGGTTCTCAGAAATACCATCGGCGACCGACTGCGCTCGGAGCGGTAA